CTACTTTACCATTTACTTtccatcttccccttccttcAACCTCTGAGATTCCTTCTGCCATGGCGTCTGCAAGCTCTCTCAAGGCCATCTCTTCCCCGTATATTTCCAACTCAATCAGGTCTCCTTCACCCTCCCAAGCTCAAAGACTGTTGGGTTTCAATCTCTCGCATTCCTTCCCAACCCTAAAATCCACACCAACCCTCCAAGGCTTCCCAAACTCCAAGAACTTCACGAGCGCAGCTTTCTTCTCCCAGAAAAAGAAGGAGCCAGCTGATTCTTCAAGAGCCAGTAAGTacttttttgtgtgtgcaATAAGCTCAATTAACATgttctctttatttctttgttaaaaaggttttaatttccttttccattttcagCAAAAGTTCAAGAACTGCATGTGTATGAGATCAACGAGAGAGACAGAGGCAGCCCAGCATACCTAAGACTCagcaaaaaagaagtaaaCTCACTCGGTGACCTTGTTCCATTCAGCAACAAGATCTATTCTGGGGACTTGGAGAAAAGGTTGGGCGTTACAGCAGGCTTATGTGTTCTGATCCAAAACGTACCAGAGAAGAAAGGAGACAGGTACGAGGCGATCTACAGCTTCTACTTCGGAGACTATGGGCACATATCAGTTCAGGGAGCCTATTTGACTTACGAGGACACTTATTTGGCCGTGACCGGTGGATCTGGGATCTTTGAGGGAGTGTACGGACAGGTTAAGCTGAAGCAGATTGTGTTTCCCATCAAGTTGTTTTACACGTTTTATTTGAAGGGCATTTCTGATTTGCCTGTGGAGCTTACCGGCGGGAAGCCGGTGGTTCCGTCGCCGACTATTGAGCCATCTCCGGCTGCCAAGGCCACCGAGCC
The window above is part of the Prunus dulcis chromosome 1, ALMONDv2, whole genome shotgun sequence genome. Proteins encoded here:
- the LOC117627108 gene encoding allene oxide cyclase, chloroplastic yields the protein MASASSLKAISSPYISNSIRSPSPSQAQRLLGFNLSHSFPTLKSTPTLQGFPNSKNFTSAAFFSQKKKEPADSSRATKVQELHVYEINERDRGSPAYLRLSKKEVNSLGDLVPFSNKIYSGDLEKRLGVTAGLCVLIQNVPEKKGDRYEAIYSFYFGDYGHISVQGAYLTYEDTYLAVTGGSGIFEGVYGQVKLKQIVFPIKLFYTFYLKGISDLPVELTGGKPVVPSPTIEPSPAAKATEPNATIPNFTN